From Streptomyces yatensis, one genomic window encodes:
- a CDS encoding NAD-dependent protein deacetylase → MRMRPTLSWTPVKDLPPGSTDLAPVADALSTGGVLVLSGAGISTESGIPDYRGEGGSLSRHTPMTYQDFTAGAPARRRYWARSHLGWRTFGRARPNAGHRAVAAFARHGLLSGVITQNVDGLHQAAGSEDVVELHGSLDRVVCLVCGASSPRRDLARRLEEANVGFAPVAAGINPDGDADLTDEQVGDFRVVPCTVCGGILKPDVVFFGEAVPPRRVEHCRELVREATSLLVLGSSLTVMSGLRFVRQAAKAGKPVLIVNLDPTRGDQHAVTRVALPLGTALTGVAERLGIPGPTQP, encoded by the coding sequence ATGCGCATGCGCCCCACCTTGAGCTGGACCCCGGTTAAGGACCTGCCGCCGGGCAGTACGGACCTGGCGCCGGTCGCCGACGCGCTGAGCACCGGCGGTGTGCTGGTGCTCAGCGGTGCGGGCATCTCCACGGAGTCGGGCATCCCGGACTACCGGGGCGAGGGCGGGAGCCTGAGCCGGCACACCCCGATGACGTACCAGGACTTCACCGCCGGTGCCCCGGCCCGGCGCCGGTACTGGGCCCGCAGCCATCTCGGCTGGCGCACCTTCGGCCGCGCCCGTCCCAACGCCGGACACCGGGCCGTGGCCGCGTTCGCACGGCACGGCCTGCTCTCGGGTGTGATCACCCAGAACGTCGACGGCCTGCACCAGGCCGCCGGCAGCGAGGACGTCGTGGAACTCCACGGAAGCCTGGACCGGGTCGTCTGCCTTGTCTGCGGCGCCTCCAGCCCGCGCCGCGACCTCGCCCGGCGGCTGGAGGAAGCCAATGTGGGCTTCGCGCCGGTGGCCGCCGGAATCAATCCGGACGGTGACGCCGACCTCACCGACGAGCAGGTCGGGGACTTCCGTGTGGTGCCCTGTACGGTCTGCGGCGGCATCCTCAAACCGGACGTGGTGTTCTTCGGCGAGGCCGTTCCGCCGCGGCGGGTCGAGCACTGCCGCGAGCTGGTCCGCGAAGCCACCTCACTGCTGGTCCTGGGCTCCTCACTGACGGTGATGTCCGGACTCCGGTTCGTCCGCCAAGCGGCCAAGGCCGGGAAGCCGGTGCTGATCGTCAACCTGGACCCGACCCGGGGCGACCAGCACGCCGTCACCCGGGTCGCCCTCCCGCT